The following proteins are co-located in the Hevea brasiliensis isolate MT/VB/25A 57/8 chromosome 11, ASM3005281v1, whole genome shotgun sequence genome:
- the LOC110664533 gene encoding U-box domain-containing protein 8: MATQLPDDFKCPISLEIMSDPVILSSGHTFDRASIQRWLDSGHRTCPITKLPLPDHPPLIPNHALRSLISNYTLLFPPKSQLNASPPPSKPQPQTLFSTLTSPSSPLNSKLVLLSQLTRLTKLDHGLRRQLTESGAVSAVLNCVSSPESVLQEKALSLLLNLSLDDDNKVGLVAEGAIGRVVTVLRVGSPDSRAIGCTILTSLAVVEVNKATIGAYPNAIQALVTLLNYGNGREVKEAATTLYAICSFLDNRRRAVECGAVPILVRIGGMGLERAVEVLSMLVKCKEGREEMGRIGGCLRVLVKVIKNGSKRGIQCGLFTLNYLCCYSEEMCGEAKREGVLEICLGLVEDDNEKVSRNALSLVQTLSGCRLVE, encoded by the coding sequence ATGGCTACTCAGTTACCGGACGATTTCAAGTGCCCGATTTCTCTCGAGATAATGTCCGACCCAGTAATTCTCTCATCGGGTCACACCTTTGACCGTGCTTCTATCCAACGGTGGCTTGACTCGGGCCACCGTACTTGCCCAATTACTAAGCTACCTCTTCCCGACCATCCTCCTCTCATACCCAACCATGCTCTTAGAAGTCTGATTTCCAATTATACCCTCCTCTTCCCTCCAAAATCACAGCTTAACGCTTCACCGCCGCCATCAAAACCACAGCCTCAAACCCTATTCTCCACTCTCACTTCTCCGTCTTCTCCTCTCAACTCCAAGCTTGTCTTGCTCTCTCAGCTCACGAGACTCACCAAGCTCGACCATGGCCTTCGCCGCCAGCTGACAGAGTCTGGAGCCGTATCCGCTGTTCTCAACTGTGTCAGCTCGCCGGAGTCGGTCCTCCAAGAGAAAGCCCTCTCTCTATTACTCAATCTCTCTCTCGACGATGATAATAAGGTGGGTCTAGTGGCGGAAGGTGCAATTGGCCGGGTCGTCACAGTTCTACGGGTTGGATCGCCGGATAGCCGTGCCATAGGTTGCACTATCTTGACCAGTCTGGCAGTCGTAGAAGTAAACAAAGCGACAATTGGGGCGTATCCAAATGCAATTCAAGCGTTGGTCACGCTACTAAATTATGGGAATGGTAGAGAGGTGAAAGAAGCAGCAACAACGTTGTATGCTATCTGTTCATTTCTGGATAACAGAAGGCGGGCTGTGGAATGTGGGGCGGTGCCAATTTTGGTGAGGATAGGCGGGATGGGTCTGGAGAGAGCAGTGGAAGTCTTGAGTATGTTGGTGAAGTGTAAGGAAGGGAGAGAAGAGATGGGGAGGATTGGTGGGTGTTTGAGGGTTTTGGTGAAGGTGATTAAGAATGGGAGCAAGAGAGGGATTCAGTGTGGGCTTTTCACTTTGAATTATTTGTGTTGTTACAGTGAGGAAATGTGTGGCGAAGCCAAGAGAGAAGGGGTTTTGGAGATATGTTTGGGGTTGGTGGAGGATGACAACGAGAAGGTAAGCAGGAATGCTTTAAGTTTGGTGCAAACGCTAAGTGGGTGCCGCTTGGTGGAGTGA